The Anolis carolinensis isolate JA03-04 chromosome 2, rAnoCar3.1.pri, whole genome shotgun sequence genome has a window encoding:
- the LOC134296297 gene encoding uncharacterized protein LOC134296297, which produces MFMFPTVKVPGDTTESLVCSFRSGCGELTLSQEDGHHPAVAVRCNMQVEDEELLGAGGGRSERATPETDAEFHQLAALASSTAYAQPNGVTQRRGVVRGDSTGGEEGSPSPGPQKMVFLEERMSAMETTLAVMSRAMERLAVLAEPERGRELRASSMWDVSMGSSQGFADLPAPKGREMRKEPGARPKIQTSLTRVEESDDEGEKPPRIPATLPTETLVPLANAGRGTGQREAAAGPTGPQGGLRRAENWGLPPQGPLPRREELRIEFGGESSELDFFLTTVRGYMEDNAHTFRTESSRVRAIGAVLKRGAASWYVQLHARRDPCLGSLRRFMGALETRFRDPLEQIRAREELKTVSQGQRSVSEYAEEFQCLAEKVPEWSAVTKIELFKEGLRREILSWAVHRDEPDTLRGWIQLAGRIETSLAQARRHRGGLQQRPQMKEGSRKEGSTPARRRTEPTGNVSTSRRGCFVCGRLGHRAAECWQRKGEGGGPPKPRAVAGKRAEEEPPMRHHSGGLDEGEEDAMSEPCY; this is translated from the exons atgttcatgtttcctacagtaaaagttcctggtgataccacagagagtctcgtgtgttcattcaggagcggctgtggtgagctgacactaagccaagaagacggacaccatcccgctgtagcggtgaggtgtaacatgcaagtggaggatgaagagctcttgggcgccggaggaggaaggtcggaaagggccactcccgagacggacgctgagttccaccagctggcggccctggcgtcatccaccgcttatgcccagccaaatggggtaacccagaggcgcggagtggtgcggggagatagcaccggaggagaggaaggttcaccttccccaggtccgcaaaagatggtgtttctggaggagaggatgtcggcgatggagaccaccctggcagtgatgtcgagggcgatggagcgcctggcggttttggcggagccggagcgaggaagggaactccgggctagctcaatgtgggacgtgagcatgggaagcagccagggctttgcagacctcccagcaccgaagggaagggaaatgcgaaaggagcccggtgcccggcccaagatccaaacgagcctgacgcgggtggaggagagtgacgacgaaggggaaaagcctccgagaatcccggctacgctcccaactgagaccctggtgcccctggcgaatgccgggcgtggcacaggacaaagggaagcagcagcggggcccactggcccgcaagggggcttgcgacgggcggagaattggggattgccaccacagggacccctaccgagacgagaggaactaaggatcgagtttgggggagagtcctctgaactggattttttcctgaccacggtgaggggctatatggaggacaatgcccacacttttagaacggaatccagccgggtacgggccattggtgcagtgttgaagaggggagcggccagctggtacgttcaactacacgcgcggcgcgacccatgtctggggtcactccgacgctttatgggggccctggagacccgtttccgagatccactggagcagatccgggcgagggaggagttgaagaccgtctcccaggggcagaggtcggtatctgagtatgcggaggagttccaatgcctcgctgaaaaggtgccggaatggtctgcagtgacaaagatagaactcttcaaagaggggctcaggcgggagatcctctcctgggcggtgcatcgtgatgagcctgacacactgcgcggatggattcagctggcggggcgcatcgagacatcgctggcccaggcgaggaggcaccgaggagggctacagcagcggccgcagatgaaagaggggagccggaaggagggatcaaccccagccaggaggagaacggagccgacagggaacgtgagcaccagcaggaggggctgcttcgtgtgcggccgtttgggccacagggctgccgagtgctggcagagaaaaggggaaggcggaggcccgcccaaaccaagagccgtggcagggaaacgcgccgaggaagaaccaccgatgaggcaccactcgggggggttg gacgaaggggaggaggacgccatgtcagaaccctgctactag